TTGCATGTGTtggattttttaaataaagggtAAAGGGTTCCGagatttaaatttgagatttaataacGAATACTTAGTTGACTTGCATATATTGAATAATACTTACATCTTTTTAAGTACACTTTGCGATTTACCAACCATAATATCTCAGACTAAAAATCACATTGCATTCTAAAGACACTTGTGAGGATCTTGCGAGCCTATAACCTCACAGACATACACAGTAAGTACCACACTCTTCATTTGCATAGACTGTTTGCCAGATATCATATTTATTCATTATCGTGATAtgaataaaatgattatatataGATGTGAAACATTTTGAGTTGgattatgattatagttttcaTTTGGTTCCTAGCAAAGCTTGTTGCTCGCACCTAATTGGAGATAAGATTAAAAGTAAGTGTACAAAAAGCAAAAACAATGTATCAAAcagtgattttttttcttttaaatagttCAACCTCAAAGCCCCATTTACAAACCAGCAAAAGCCTGATATTAGAGggtatcattttttttctttttctttgctttcATAGTTGCAATCTTGAAACCTCATCTCTCacctttctctttctttgagttATATTTAGTGAAAAGGGCTGAAAAATAACGAAGAGTCTGAATCTGACAAGGTCATCAAAACCACCAAAAGCTTGAAAAGATTTCTTCCATGACAGACATTTAGACAGAAACGTGTGAGTTGTCAGATGCATATCCTCTCCTTCTCTTGTGTTTTCTTGCCATAATTGGACTGCAAATTTTGTACTAGTTTCCTTTTTATCTGATGGGTTCTTTTCCCTGTTCCcccgtttcttttctaatttttctcagaagttgaagttttttttttttttttgatgagcATATCTATTATCCCGATACCTTAAAATTGTTTCCTTATCTTTCCCTATCTTTCTCTTTCTATACATAAACAACTTTCTTCAGTATTTTATATCTCTCTTGTTTTGTCATCTTCTACCAAAGTATTCACtcaattttcttcttttaattatttccaAGTTACAGTTTCAGATCAGGATTGCTAAGCTTctctctttaatttttgctgtGGGTTTCCCTTTCTTTTGCACGTTATGCTAAGAAAAAGCATGAACTGAACATCAAAATGGGTTGATTTCTTGACTTCAAGTCAAGCTTTAGTCTTCTCTTCGCCAAGTTCTTTGGAGATTTTATTTAACAAGAAGAATTTTGCAGTTCCCGTATACTGCAGCGTCTTTTTTTTTTAGGGCTTTCAAATCAATATGGCGACGTACTCTCATGGGAGCTCAGAATTCCAAGCTGCTTCAGTTGCTGCACCTGATGGGATGCAAACGCTCTATCTCATGAACCCCAACTATATACCCTACTCTGACACAAACCAACCAGTTGCTGCCACTAATCTGTTATTCTTGAACCCCGCCGGCAACGCGCTAAACCCTTCAAGCTTTCCCCACACGCCACCACCTAACTATCACCACCTCCTTGGCCTCCCTCTTCCGACACCCACCGCTTCGATCGTACCGGCCAATTCCAATGAGACCCACCGTCCATCATCCCTTCATGGTATAGTCTCCGGTGTTCACTATAACTCATGGGGATCAAGTTCAACTATTGATCATCAGACTTCATCAGCAAGTACCTATCCTCAGATTGTGTCGACTGCGGTAGATAACTCGGCCGCCAGGCCCCATGATGTTGCGTCGCAGTTGCGGCCGGTAGTGGTTTCACCAAGGCAAGGCTTGTCCTTGAGTCTATCATCCCAACAAGTTCCTTATAGTTCAAGTAACGTTGAAGCAGATCATATCCAAGGACAAGTTCCAACTATGTCACCAGCAGCTGCTGATGAAATGAGGATATCTGGGAATTCACCGTCATCGGCTTCCGTTGTTTCGAATGGGATTCTAGGCGTTCAAAGTGTGGTTTTGGGATCAAAGTACTTGAGAGCAGCACAAGAGCTTCTCGATGAAGTTGTTAATGTGGGGAAAGTGATAAAGCCTGAGGTGTCTGAGGGGACCAAGGAGAAGATAAAGGCGGACAAAGAACCGGTAGGTTCAAGTGCTGGTGAAGATGGGGCTCAACGTGGACCTGAGCTCACCACCGCACAAAGACAGGAGCTTCAAATGAAGAAGGCAAAACTTGTCAGCATGCTCGATGAGGTTCGCTTATCTTTTTCTAATCCCCATCATGTATTTTCGAAGCCAACACGCATCAAAGACCCCCATCATTAATATTTCCCCACAATTCTTTGTACTGAAACCATAATTTACCACGCAAAATAGAGATCTATTATTCTTACACTTTCATGCAGGGAAAGAAAGATTTCAGATATTTCTGGAACAGTTTTAAGCTACCCATAATGGAAATGTTACTAGTGTATGGTATTATACTATTACCCAGAGATTAAATAGCTGCCAAGGCCATTGATAGTTAAAAATCTTGCTGTGCTTGGTATTCAATAGACAAGATAATGTTTGATATATAATAACTATATTTTATAGAATTAGGTTAGTTCTGGGAAATTGGGACCCTCATAGTCATGATCAAGCATTCGATAACGTTGAGCTGTCAGCAAAATTTGTGGCTACGGCTCTTTCTCTTTATCCGATGGTTTCTATTGCTTCACTAGGCGTAAATGCTTGACCTAGAGGCTTTAGGTAAGAACCCTAAGGTTCATGTGGATCGGGTCCATTTGCTTCAATATCTATTCCACTTAAGACCGACTTTCGTACGATTTCTTTCactttatttcatttcatttattttatttctactgactacttttctttttttttttttttttggttacgaACTTTAAAGGTGGAACAAAGATACAGGCAATACCGTCAACAAATGCAAATTGTTGTTTCATCTCTAGAGAAGGCAGCGGGGTTTGGTGCAGCAAAATCGTACACCGGAATTGCTTCGAGGACGATTTCGAAGCAATTCCGTTGTCTAAAAGATTCAATATCTGAACAAATCAAAGCTACAAGCAAGAGTTTAGGAGAAGATGATTGTTTAGGTGTGAAATTGGAGGGTTCAAGACTACGATACGTTGATTATCAGCTACGGCAACAGCGGGCACTGCAGCAATTGGGAATGATCCAACACAATAATAATGTTTGGAGACCCCAGCGAGGATTACCTGAACGAGCTGTTTCTGTTCTACGTGCTTGGCTTTTCGAGCATTTCCTTCATCCGTATGCACTTCTTCAACTAAATAATGAGAactagccaaaaaaaaaaaaaacctctttttCATTTTGAGCTCATCGGAAACTCCTTAACTTTGGGTGCAGCTATCCTAAAGATTCAGACAAACACATGCTCGCCAAACAAACTGGGCTTACAAGAAATCAGGTACATAGCCTAACTTGTTTAATTTAAAgatctttattctttatttgtaTTAAAGAACATAGGGCACGTTGGTTCGCAGGTGTCAAACTGGTTTATAAATGCTCGAGTCCGCCTGTGGAAGCCAATGATTGAAGAGATGTATTTGGAGGAAATGAAGGAACATGAAATGAAGGGTGGTGAAGAAAATACAAACAAAAGTGAGCAAAAGGAGTCAGGGTCTACCAGCTCCAAATCCAATGCCCAGCAGCAAGAGATGAATGCTTCCCCTACTCATCAATTTTCCAACTCCACTATCTCCACATCTCCCATGGAAGGGTCCCTTATGCCGCCGCAAACATCCTTCAATCTCATCGGATCATCTGAATTTGACAATGGCGTGGGCCTGGCTCAAAGAGCTTCAAAAAAGTCAAGGAATGCTAATGATGAGTTGCAGAATTCTCCCATGGAGATGAAGCCGGGTGAAACGTGGGAAACCAACATCAACATGATCAAGCTCGGCGATGAAGAAAGGCTACTCAAACACAGTTTTTCATACTTGAGTGGAACAGCTTACTCTAGTATGGGAGAGATTGGGAGGTTTAATGAAGAACAGCAACTGCCACCAAAATTCCATGGAAACAGTGTTTCCCTCACCCTCGGACTTCCTCATTGCGAGAATCTATCTCTATCGGGAAACCCACAAAACTTCCTATCGAACCACAACATTCAACTTGGGATCAACACCCCGCATGCTTCCCATTCAAACGCCGCCGGCTTTGACAACATTCATGAGATGCAAAACAGGCAAAGGTTTGCTGCACAGTTGTTGCCAGATTTTGTTGCCTGACTGAAATCCAATTTCACATTGCACATTGATGCACTCATGGCATGGGGTATTATACTTTTACAATATTTACTTCATTTCCTTTCTAAACGACTGGGGTTATTGGGATTACTAGTTTGGGAAATTACCCAATAGGGTTCTCATTCATTAATGGTATTATATTTCCCCCGACATTCAAAGGATATATTTGATGAACAAGTTTGGTTAGCAAACGATTTTCTCGGCTTTAATAGATGGGAAAATATTTTGGAGTTTTAAGACTGGCCAGAGGTTTAGAAGGATTGTACAGGATATAGTATAAtatcttcaaaaataaatagtaaaaaagaaaagataaatagTACTTTTTTAAAGTTGATAgtagaataaaaaaattgtattttgttAATGTACAAAATACTAATGCTTAATAGATTATAAATAAATGATACATTtttagaaggaaaaaaataatttcctTTTAATAAAGtggtttattttaaattctagtttaaattgatttatttaattaaagatctaatataaaaattattatattaatattttttaaaaaaaattaggtatatttcggtttttaaaaatatttttttattttcaaaaaataacttttattttctatatttaaaaattaaaaaatatttagtaaatacaaataaatatttatcttcaaaaaaaagaaaatataagaaCATGTTTGGtagttattttaatataatagaaacatgagaaataaaattaaaaaatatatatttatatagattcAAGCCAAAGTACCTGATTAAACATCTAAAATGctgttgaaaaataaaagaatatttttgcAGTTATATGGGTTTGAATTGGATCTGATTATGAGTCGGGTTATCCGTCTAGACTTAAAGGCTTGCCTGCAAAGTAGGAAGGTTTAGTCAAAAATAAAGACTCGAAAAATTatcttgaacaaaaaaataacGTCCGTGTTCTAAATAGGTCGTGTCTCAAGTACGATTTTTTGGCCTTGCCCAAATCGGTTGTTTTGCTACTATTTCGCTATTGTTTTATTGTTGTTTCACTattgttttgctaccatttcactattatattgctattattttattgttattgtttggatattgtataactcttattttattattaattttgatattattttagaggcatttacttgctaagttgcaactttgtgttatttaagtataaaaagttttttttaattattttcaatttgttggaaaatatttatttttaatgtttttagtgtattaagtatattatattttttaaatttagttttatataaaaataatataaaaatttaatatgggggGCCGAGTCGGGCTCagatttagtattttttatctCGATcaagcttgggcaaaattttaaactcattttttaagTTGCGCCTGGAAACCAGGCTTACTATTTTGCATCGGTCTAGACAATGATCAAGTATAGTTTAAATCAAAGTCAATTCATTTGAAGTTAAAagtgcttttattattttaaaaagttgttttcattattttctaattttcaaatatttttatttttcaaaaattatttctaaaataagTATCAATTTTCTTCCATATTTTTGTAAAACCTCTATTTTCTAAAACCAAAGAGAGCCTTACttttaaggtttttattttaaaaactaaactGATATGACatcaatttaatctaaaaattttataatagatAAATGTATATCAGTCTGTCATAAGAATTTACATGAtaatattaacatttttttttcaaattaatagtATTTGAGAACTGGAAACAACGATTGTTATTCCTCACTTATTCAATATATATTACCAATGCTATAGAAGATTAAGacaagtaataataaaaatacaaatctatagacaaattttcatatatttgataaatcatttaatttttgaatatattgattgaacaagaaatttTTCGATAGATTAATCTTTAATGCATTTAATTTAGATAAATGTTAAtagattttatttctttgatAATTAGAGGAGTAAGATGTGTTTAGAaagtaaattcaaaattaaatatcaaataagattttatttcacTAGAAgtattttaccattatactaggGTTCGTTTCAtgttaattgaaaatttattaaaatgggaTAAAAGTAAGGGCAGAACTACTTACCTCATTCTCACCCTTCCAAGGTGCTGGATTTCTTAAATAACCTAAAATGATTGTGTTGAAAAAAAGCTCACTTAAAAGTATCATCATAAGTTTGTATTGTTGTTAGTGCAAAAAGGATATGATTAGAGTGTGCTTAGGTGCGTCTTTTCCTCAAAGGCGAAGCTAGAGatttttttagggagattaagttatatatttttactatagtaaaaatgtaatttcactattttgatagtttatatcattataatttttaaagaattaaatcaatttttttacatttttagggccaaagtacaattttatcattactgTTAAGTACTATGTAAATGCACTGTTAGCTAGATTAATTAAGTAGTGGTTAAGTCTATTAGGAACAATTAATTTGTTAATGATTGTTAGGCTATTAGCATTCAATTATAAGTTAGTTGGTATTCTTCTATATAAATGCTCATGTACGAAGATTGTTCAACTCAAGAATGTAATTTTGATTTCTCTGAGTGTTCTCCTCATTGATTTTGTTATCTTTCTAAGACATCTTATCAGTAGTTCATTGACTTTATCATCGTGATATCAAAGCTGGTGTTTTCAAGGTAATCAGAGAAGTTTCAGTGGTGGTGAGCCATCAAGATGAGTCCTGCAATAGATCAGGTAGTGATGGTTACTTACACGCCTCCTATTAATAACTTCAAATACTGTGAATACATATGGTAATGTCTTTTCTTTCACAAATGCATCTGAGTTCTTTTCTACCCAAAATACAACAATTCCCTCAACATGATGTAGTCAAGTCGATAGATCAAAACTTTATTCTTTGGAAGCATTAAGTTAATCTGGTCATTGAAGGTTATGGTATTAATGGATATATTTTAGGAAATTTGTCTATACTTGCTTACTTTTTACTTGATAAAGATGGAATGTTAGTTGAGAATTCTGATTTCTTATTTTATAAACAACAAGATAAATTGTTAGCTTATTGGTTGTTGTCCATTTTCAGTAGTGAAGTTCTTCCCCATCTCACTTGTACCAATACTTCTTTTGAGGTTTGGAATGTCATCACTAAGTTGTATGATGTtaaatcttccattaaaatttctACACTTAGGAATACTTTTCATtcacaaaagaaaaaggaatcaGGCTGTAAAGGAGTATCTAGCTAAAATCAAGCTGCTTTGTGATACACTGAATGTATCTAGGGTA
The Gossypium hirsutum isolate 1008001.06 chromosome A07, Gossypium_hirsutum_v2.1, whole genome shotgun sequence genome window above contains:
- the LOC107953116 gene encoding BEL1-like homeodomain protein 1: MATYSHGSSEFQAASVAAPDGMQTLYLMNPNYIPYSDTNQPVAATNLLFLNPAGNALNPSSFPHTPPPNYHHLLGLPLPTPTASIVPANSNETHRPSSLHGIVSGVHYNSWGSSSTIDHQTSSASTYPQIVSTAVDNSAARPHDVASQLRPVVVSPRQGLSLSLSSQQVPYSSSNVEADHIQGQVPTMSPAAADEMRISGNSPSSASVVSNGILGVQSVVLGSKYLRAAQELLDEVVNVGKVIKPEVSEGTKEKIKADKEPVGSSAGEDGAQRGPELTTAQRQELQMKKAKLVSMLDEVEQRYRQYRQQMQIVVSSLEKAAGFGAAKSYTGIASRTISKQFRCLKDSISEQIKATSKSLGEDDCLGVKLEGSRLRYVDYQLRQQRALQQLGMIQHNNNVWRPQRGLPERAVSVLRAWLFEHFLHPYPKDSDKHMLAKQTGLTRNQVSNWFINARVRLWKPMIEEMYLEEMKEHEMKGGEENTNKSEQKESGSTSSKSNAQQQEMNASPTHQFSNSTISTSPMEGSLMPPQTSFNLIGSSEFDNGVGLAQRASKKSRNANDELQNSPMEMKPGETWETNINMIKLGDEERLLKHSFSYLSGTAYSSMGEIGRFNEEQQLPPKFHGNSVSLTLGLPHCENLSLSGNPQNFLSNHNIQLGINTPHASHSNAAGFDNIHEMQNRQRFAAQLLPDFVA